Proteins encoded within one genomic window of Kibdelosporangium phytohabitans:
- a CDS encoding YbaB/EbfC family nucleoid-associated protein: MAEWNLAGADPAKAAQDAWAGFEAETKKLEELGKHWEEASTTVRAKDHSLEITVDGRGELADLTFNGSKYRTLAPAQLAQSIVETLRLARSQAMAKMSDLMGTSGIPGLDLNDIVTGKVSPDEMLNALVDPMLKTLDSFGVDSPALPADNGKGGRGNG; this comes from the coding sequence ATGGCTGAGTGGAACCTCGCGGGTGCCGATCCCGCCAAGGCCGCGCAGGACGCGTGGGCCGGCTTCGAGGCCGAGACCAAGAAGCTCGAAGAACTCGGAAAACACTGGGAAGAGGCGAGCACGACCGTGCGCGCCAAGGACCACTCGCTCGAGATCACCGTCGACGGGCGGGGCGAACTGGCCGATCTGACCTTCAACGGGTCGAAGTACCGCACGCTGGCGCCCGCGCAGCTCGCCCAGTCGATCGTCGAGACCCTGCGGCTGGCCAGGTCGCAGGCCATGGCGAAGATGTCCGACCTGATGGGCACGTCCGGCATTCCCGGACTGGACCTGAACGACATCGTCACCGGGAAGGTGTCACCTGACGAGATGCTCAACGCGCTGGTCGACCCGATGCTCAAGACTCTGGACAGTTTCGGCGTCGACAGTCCCGCGCTTCCCGCAGACAACGGCAAGGGAGGACGCGGCAATGGCTGA